In one Cronobacter dublinensis subsp. dublinensis LMG 23823 genomic region, the following are encoded:
- the queG gene encoding tRNA epoxyqueuosine(34) reductase QueG, with protein MSEPLDLNQLAQKIKQWGAELGFQQVGITDTDLSASEGALQAWLDKQYHGEMEWMARHGMLRARPHELLPGTLRVISVRMNYLPANAAFARTLKDPSLGYVSRYALGRDYHKLLRNRLKKLGETLQAHCASLNFRPFVDSAPLLERPLAEKAGLGWTGKHSLILNRDAGSFFFLGELLVDLPLPVDKPVEEGCGRCVACMTICPTGAIVEPYTVDARRCISYLTIELEGAIPEEFRPLMGNRIYGCDDCQLICPWNRFSQLTDEADFSPRQALHAPKLIELFGWSEAHFLKVTEGSAIRRIGHLRWLRNIAVALGNAPWDEANIVALRQRKGEHPLLDEHIDWAIAQQTDKRNACVVEVQLPQKQRLVRVIEKGLPRDA; from the coding sequence ATGTCTGAACCCCTCGATCTCAATCAGTTAGCCCAAAAAATTAAACAATGGGGTGCCGAGCTTGGCTTTCAGCAGGTAGGTATTACCGATACCGATCTGAGCGCCAGCGAAGGCGCGCTTCAGGCGTGGCTCGATAAGCAGTATCACGGCGAGATGGAGTGGATGGCCCGTCACGGTATGCTGCGCGCGCGTCCGCATGAACTCCTGCCAGGCACGCTGCGCGTCATCAGCGTGCGGATGAATTACCTGCCCGCCAACGCCGCCTTTGCCCGTACGCTAAAAGATCCCTCGCTCGGTTATGTGAGCCGTTACGCCCTGGGGCGTGATTATCATAAGCTTTTGAGAAACCGGCTGAAAAAACTCGGCGAAACGCTGCAAGCGCATTGCGCGTCGCTGAATTTTAGACCCTTTGTCGACTCTGCGCCCCTTCTTGAACGCCCGCTGGCGGAAAAAGCGGGGCTCGGCTGGACAGGCAAACATTCGCTGATCCTCAACCGTGACGCCGGGTCGTTTTTCTTTCTCGGCGAGCTGCTGGTCGATTTGCCGTTGCCGGTGGATAAACCCGTCGAAGAGGGCTGCGGGCGCTGTGTGGCCTGCATGACTATCTGCCCGACTGGCGCGATTGTCGAGCCGTACACGGTGGATGCGCGCCGCTGTATCTCGTATCTGACTATTGAGCTGGAAGGCGCTATCCCGGAAGAATTTCGCCCGCTGATGGGTAACCGCATCTACGGCTGCGACGATTGCCAGCTGATTTGCCCGTGGAACCGCTTTTCGCAGCTCACCGACGAGGCAGATTTTAGCCCGCGCCAGGCGCTACACGCGCCAAAGCTAATCGAACTGTTTGGCTGGAGCGAGGCGCACTTCCTGAAAGTCACCGAAGGCTCGGCGATCCGCCGCATCGGCCACCTGCGCTGGCTGCGTAATATTGCGGTCGCGCTCGGCAATGCGCCCTGGGACGAAGCGAACATTGTGGCGCTGCGTCAGCGCAAAGGTGAGCACCCGCTTCTTGATGAGCACATAGACTGGGCGATTGCGCAACAAACAGACAAACGCAATGCCTGCGTGGTGGAAGTGCAGCTGCCGCAGAAACAACGGCTGGTGAGGGTCATTGAAAAAGGCTTGCCGCGCGACGCCTAG
- the orn gene encoding oligoribonuclease, translating to MSANENNLIWIDLEMTGLDPRQDRIIEIATLVTDAELNILAEGPVIAVHQSDEQLALMDDWNVRTHTASGLVDRVKASTMDEHEAERATIEFLKEWVPAGKSPICGNSIGQDRRFLFKYMPELEAYFHYRYLDVSTLKELARRWKPEVLDGLKKQNTHQALDDIRESVAELAYYREHFIKL from the coding sequence ATGAGTGCCAATGAAAACAACCTCATTTGGATCGATCTGGAGATGACCGGGCTCGATCCGCGTCAGGATCGCATCATTGAAATCGCTACCCTGGTGACCGACGCCGAGCTGAATATTCTGGCGGAAGGACCGGTTATCGCTGTGCATCAGTCTGACGAGCAACTGGCGCTGATGGATGACTGGAACGTGCGCACCCACACCGCCAGCGGTCTGGTGGATCGCGTTAAAGCGAGCACGATGGACGAACATGAGGCGGAGCGGGCGACGATTGAATTTCTTAAAGAATGGGTCCCGGCGGGTAAATCGCCCATCTGCGGCAACAGCATCGGCCAGGACCGCCGCTTCCTGTTTAAGTACATGCCGGAGCTGGAGGCGTACTTCCACTACCGTTATCTGGACGTGAGCACGCTGAAAGAACTGGCGCGCCGCTGGAAGCCGGAAGTGCTCGACGGCCTGAAGAAACAGAATACGCATCAGGCGCTGGATGATATCCGCGAGTCGGTAGCGGAGCTTGCCTATTACCGCGAACATTTTATTAAATTGTGA
- the rsgA gene encoding small ribosomal subunit biogenesis GTPase RsgA, with protein MSKNKLSKGQQRRVSANHQRRLKQTTEKADPDDSQFGEPRDGRVISRFGQHADVESSDGGVYRCNIRRTIRSLVTGDRVVWRPAKENVQGKGIVDAVHERTSVLTRPDFYDGVKPIAANIDQIIIVSAILPELSLNIIDRYLVACETLDVEPLLVLNKTDLLDEEGLAFVNEQMDIYRRIGYRVLLVSSYKDEGLKELEQALIDRTSIFAGQSGVGKSSLLNNLLGLKDNQILVNDVSDNSGLGQHTTTASRLYHFPGGGEVIDSPGVREFGLWHLEPEQITHGFTEFHDYLGLCKFRDCKHGNDPGCAIREAVERGDIAESRFDNYHRILESMAQVKTRKNFSDSDD; from the coding sequence TTGAGCAAAAATAAACTCTCCAAAGGTCAGCAGCGCCGCGTGTCAGCGAACCATCAGCGCCGGCTCAAACAGACTACGGAGAAAGCCGATCCCGACGACTCACAATTTGGTGAGCCCCGCGACGGCCGCGTTATCAGTCGTTTTGGTCAGCATGCCGACGTCGAATCGTCTGACGGCGGGGTGTACCGCTGTAACATTCGCCGCACCATCCGTTCGCTGGTCACCGGCGATCGCGTCGTCTGGCGTCCGGCGAAAGAGAATGTGCAGGGCAAAGGCATTGTCGATGCGGTCCACGAGCGCACCTCAGTCCTGACGCGCCCGGATTTCTACGACGGCGTGAAGCCTATCGCCGCGAATATCGATCAGATAATCATCGTCTCGGCCATCCTGCCGGAGCTGTCGCTGAACATCATCGACCGTTATCTGGTGGCCTGCGAAACGCTGGACGTTGAACCGCTACTGGTCCTCAACAAAACCGATCTGCTGGATGAAGAAGGCCTCGCCTTCGTCAACGAGCAAATGGATATCTATCGCCGCATCGGCTATCGCGTCCTGCTGGTGTCCAGCTACAAAGACGAAGGGCTGAAGGAGCTGGAGCAGGCGCTTATCGATCGCACGAGTATTTTCGCCGGACAGTCGGGCGTGGGTAAATCGAGCCTGCTGAATAACCTGCTGGGCCTGAAAGATAATCAGATTCTGGTTAACGACGTTTCCGACAACTCCGGGCTTGGCCAGCACACCACTACCGCCTCGCGCCTGTACCACTTCCCTGGCGGCGGCGAAGTCATCGATTCGCCAGGCGTGCGCGAGTTCGGCCTGTGGCACCTTGAGCCGGAGCAGATAACCCACGGCTTTACCGAGTTCCACGACTACCTGGGCCTGTGCAAATTCCGCGATTGCAAGCACGGCAACGATCCCGGTTGCGCCATCCGCGAGGCCGTCGAGCGCGGCGACATCGCCGAAAGCCGCTTCGACAACTATCACCGGATTCTGGAAAGCATGGCGCAGGTAAAAACGCGTAAAAACTTTTCTGATAGCGACGACTGA
- the asd gene encoding archaetidylserine decarboxylase (Phosphatidylserine decarboxylase is synthesized as a single chain precursor. Generation of the pyruvoyl active site from a Ser is coupled to cleavage of a Gly-Ser bond between the larger (beta) and smaller (alpha chains). It is an integral membrane protein.): MLNEIKLSLQYILPKQWLTRLAGWGASKRAGWLTKLVIDLFVKYYKVNMSEAQKPDTASYRTFNEFFVRPLRDEVRPLNTDPNVLVMPADGVISQLGRIEGDKILQAKGHNYSLEALLAGNYLMADLFRNGTFATTYLSPRDYHRVHMPCNGILREMIYVPGDLFSVNHLTAQNVPNLFARNERVICLFDTEFGPMAQILVGATIVGSIETVWAGTITPPREGIIKRWTYPAGESDGAVALLKGQEMGRFKLGSTVINLFAPGNVELVEHLQSLSVTRLGEPLAVSTDAVTADVTPAVISAEEVDAERDANPLVDNDKDH; the protein is encoded by the coding sequence TTGTTAAACGAAATCAAACTTTCGCTGCAATACATTCTGCCTAAGCAGTGGCTCACTCGCCTTGCCGGCTGGGGCGCGAGTAAACGCGCGGGCTGGCTGACCAAACTGGTCATCGACCTGTTCGTGAAATACTACAAGGTCAACATGAGCGAGGCGCAAAAGCCCGATACCGCCAGCTACCGCACCTTTAACGAATTTTTCGTGCGCCCGCTGCGCGATGAAGTCCGCCCGCTTAACACTGATCCGAACGTGCTGGTAATGCCCGCCGATGGCGTCATTAGCCAGCTCGGTCGCATTGAAGGCGATAAAATCCTGCAGGCCAAAGGCCACAACTACTCGCTGGAAGCGCTGCTGGCGGGCAACTACCTGATGGCCGATCTGTTCCGCAACGGCACCTTCGCCACCACCTACCTGTCGCCGCGCGACTACCATCGCGTGCATATGCCGTGCAACGGCATCCTGCGCGAAATGATCTACGTACCGGGCGATCTCTTCTCGGTCAATCACCTGACCGCCCAAAACGTGCCGAACCTGTTCGCCCGTAACGAGCGCGTTATCTGCCTGTTCGATACCGAATTCGGGCCGATGGCGCAGATTCTGGTGGGCGCGACCATTGTGGGGAGCATCGAAACCGTCTGGGCAGGCACCATCACACCGCCGCGCGAAGGTATTATCAAACGCTGGACGTACCCGGCGGGCGAAAGCGATGGCGCGGTGGCGCTGCTGAAAGGCCAGGAGATGGGCCGCTTCAAGCTGGGCTCGACGGTTATCAATCTGTTCGCGCCGGGCAACGTTGAACTGGTCGAGCATCTGCAAAGTCTCTCAGTCACTCGCCTCGGCGAGCCTCTGGCGGTATCGACCGACGCGGTGACGGCCGATGTCACGCCTGCGGTGATTTCAGCCGAAGAAGTTGACGCTGAGCGCGATGCCAACCCGCTGGTAGATAACGACAAAGACCATTAA